In Hypomesus transpacificus isolate Combined female chromosome 4, fHypTra1, whole genome shotgun sequence, the following are encoded in one genomic region:
- the mrps18b gene encoding 28S ribosomal protein S18b, mitochondrial isoform X1 translates to MAASVRGIGRIFSRVSPLFILKSPHSKKFPVRIWFQAVSPFLQPGHYMGTKPSLEGDNDALNVSETQVRFKDRPWDYLESEEYIERYGSSPVWADYRRNHKGGIPPQKTRKTCIRGSKICGNACPICRDPNVIIHYQNVKLLQQFISPYTGIVYDPTRTGVCMKQQKQLQIAINTAQDHGLIPFQVPYVDFTGEDYSNSHDAVGCTSTPSALAKGEAWYKWYHRIEPDEKELSKIKRLYKAYLK, encoded by the exons ATGGCAGCATCCGTACGAGGCATTGGAAGGATTTTTAGTCGTGTTTCTCCCTTGTTTATATTGAAAAGTCCGCATTCTAAG AAGTTTCCTGTCAGGATATGGTTTCAGGCAGTGTCTCCATTTTTGCAGCCAGGCCATTATATGGGCACTAAACCATCTCTAGAAGGTGATAACGATGCTTTAAATGTATCTGAAACTCAAGTCCGCTTCAAGGACAGACCCTGGGATTACCTTGAGAGTGAAG AGTACATTGAACGCTATGGAAGCAGTCCCGTATGGGCAGACTACAGGAGAAACCACAAAGGAGGAATTCCCCCCCAGAAAACACGCAAGACTTGCATT aGAGGAAGCAAGATATGTGGCAATGCCTGCCCAATCTGTCGAGATCCCAACGTCATCATCCATTACCAG AATGTAAAGTTGTTGCAACAGTTTATTAGTCCCTACACTGGTATAGTGTATGACCCTACACGAACAG GTGTGTGCATGAAACAGCAGAAGCAGCTACAAATAGCAATCAACACAGCACAAGACCATG GGTTGATACCCTTCCAGGTTCCTTACGTTGACTTCACAGGAGAGGATTACTCCAACTCCCATGATGCAGTGGGATGCACCTCCACTCCTTCAGCCTTGGCCAAAGGTGAAGCCTGGTACAAGTGGTACCACAGAATCGAACCAGATGAAAAAGAACTGTCTAAAATCAAGAGACTCTACAAGGCTTATCTCAAATAG
- the mrps18b gene encoding 28S ribosomal protein S18b, mitochondrial isoform X2 → MAASVRGIGRIFSRVSPLFILKSPHSKFPVRIWFQAVSPFLQPGHYMGTKPSLEGDNDALNVSETQVRFKDRPWDYLESEEYIERYGSSPVWADYRRNHKGGIPPQKTRKTCIRGSKICGNACPICRDPNVIIHYQNVKLLQQFISPYTGIVYDPTRTGVCMKQQKQLQIAINTAQDHGLIPFQVPYVDFTGEDYSNSHDAVGCTSTPSALAKGEAWYKWYHRIEPDEKELSKIKRLYKAYLK, encoded by the exons ATGGCAGCATCCGTACGAGGCATTGGAAGGATTTTTAGTCGTGTTTCTCCCTTGTTTATATTGAAAAGTCCGCATTCTAAG TTTCCTGTCAGGATATGGTTTCAGGCAGTGTCTCCATTTTTGCAGCCAGGCCATTATATGGGCACTAAACCATCTCTAGAAGGTGATAACGATGCTTTAAATGTATCTGAAACTCAAGTCCGCTTCAAGGACAGACCCTGGGATTACCTTGAGAGTGAAG AGTACATTGAACGCTATGGAAGCAGTCCCGTATGGGCAGACTACAGGAGAAACCACAAAGGAGGAATTCCCCCCCAGAAAACACGCAAGACTTGCATT aGAGGAAGCAAGATATGTGGCAATGCCTGCCCAATCTGTCGAGATCCCAACGTCATCATCCATTACCAG AATGTAAAGTTGTTGCAACAGTTTATTAGTCCCTACACTGGTATAGTGTATGACCCTACACGAACAG GTGTGTGCATGAAACAGCAGAAGCAGCTACAAATAGCAATCAACACAGCACAAGACCATG GGTTGATACCCTTCCAGGTTCCTTACGTTGACTTCACAGGAGAGGATTACTCCAACTCCCATGATGCAGTGGGATGCACCTCCACTCCTTCAGCCTTGGCCAAAGGTGAAGCCTGGTACAAGTGGTACCACAGAATCGAACCAGATGAAAAAGAACTGTCTAAAATCAAGAGACTCTACAAGGCTTATCTCAAATAG